In Streptomyces dangxiongensis, one DNA window encodes the following:
- a CDS encoding bifunctional glycosyltransferase/CDP-glycerol:glycerophosphate glycerophosphotransferase, which produces MPRFSIIVPSHGVAGRLSQALDSVLGQSFGDLQLIPVCDDPGVPAATVAAGYAGRDSRVTPVHSPPSEGLSGARNAGMRAATGAYLLFLDGDDLLLPGALAALDARLTETADVDVLYSGHERAPWWEGEPTTPAAPLLAKAPEGAFAPAGLPELTGVPLPAWSAAYRRAFLTERDLTFPDSHFTDLGWGGLVTVAAERIAVLRQAVVRHRLRRQGSRLNLPGPHQHALLDQVERVLTVAAERGLPAERTGPLFDQLFTVVLKTASRPERLPCGHRAFFRRAARLHRRHRPAGHRTPGGSLGVQHRLLAAGAYSAFRALRGANQVAARSAEALPRPHMLRTRLRYARDLRRPLDPALVVYCAYWGRGYACNPAAIHAKARELAPHLRSVFLVEAGQEHTLPKDVEYAVIGSRRYWEVLARATYLVNNANFAEGVVKRPGSVHLQTQHGTPLKTMGVDQSSYPVVAAQSGSFARLLGRVDRWDFNLSSNRHSTRMWERAFPGSYEHLEYGYPRNDVYCTATAEDVARVRRELGVPEGRTAVLYAPTHRDHHGGFAPGLDLEAFCEAAGEDVVVLLRAHYFYDRGRSRGSDRIIDVTAHRSSEDVCLAADALVTDYSSIMFDYANLDRPIVVYADDWEVYRETRGVYFDLMAEPPGAVARTPEELAAVFRDGSYAGPEAGALRAAFRERFCEFDDGRAAERVVRRVLLGEPPEAVPPVIPLAERVPAPAAATLVRS; this is translated from the coding sequence ATGCCCCGCTTCAGCATCATCGTCCCCTCCCACGGGGTCGCCGGCCGGCTGTCCCAGGCGCTGGACTCGGTCCTCGGCCAGTCCTTCGGCGACCTCCAGCTAATCCCCGTCTGCGACGACCCCGGCGTCCCGGCCGCCACGGTGGCCGCCGGGTACGCCGGACGGGACTCCCGGGTCACCCCGGTCCACTCCCCGCCGTCCGAGGGCCTGAGCGGGGCGCGCAACGCCGGGATGCGGGCGGCGACCGGCGCGTATCTGCTGTTCCTGGACGGCGACGACCTGCTGTTGCCGGGCGCGCTCGCGGCCCTGGACGCCCGGCTGACCGAGACCGCCGACGTGGACGTGCTCTACAGCGGGCACGAGCGCGCCCCCTGGTGGGAGGGCGAGCCGACGACCCCGGCCGCCCCCCTGCTCGCGAAGGCTCCCGAAGGCGCGTTCGCCCCGGCCGGCCTGCCGGAGCTGACCGGCGTGCCGCTGCCTGCGTGGAGTGCCGCCTACCGCCGCGCCTTCCTCACCGAGCGGGACCTCACCTTCCCCGACAGCCACTTCACCGACCTCGGCTGGGGCGGGCTGGTCACCGTCGCCGCCGAGCGGATCGCCGTGCTGCGCCAGGCCGTCGTACGGCACCGGCTGCGCCGCCAGGGCAGCCGGCTCAACCTGCCCGGCCCCCACCAGCACGCCCTGCTGGACCAGGTGGAGCGGGTCCTGACGGTGGCGGCCGAGCGCGGCCTGCCCGCCGAACGCACCGGCCCGCTGTTCGACCAGCTTTTCACGGTGGTGCTGAAGACCGCGTCCCGGCCGGAGCGGCTGCCCTGCGGGCACCGGGCGTTCTTCCGCCGCGCGGCCCGCCTGCACCGGCGGCACCGGCCGGCCGGCCACCGGACACCGGGTGGCAGTCTGGGCGTGCAGCACCGGCTGCTGGCGGCGGGGGCGTACAGCGCGTTCCGTGCCCTGCGCGGCGCCAACCAGGTGGCCGCGCGCTCCGCCGAGGCCCTGCCCCGCCCGCACATGCTGCGCACCCGGCTGCGCTACGCCCGCGACCTGCGCCGCCCGCTCGACCCGGCCCTCGTCGTGTACTGCGCCTACTGGGGCCGCGGCTACGCCTGCAACCCGGCCGCGATCCACGCCAAGGCCCGCGAACTCGCCCCGCACCTGCGCTCGGTGTTCCTGGTCGAGGCCGGCCAGGAACACACCCTGCCCAAGGACGTGGAGTACGCGGTGATCGGCTCCCGCCGCTACTGGGAGGTGCTGGCCCGCGCGACGTACCTGGTGAACAACGCCAACTTCGCCGAGGGCGTCGTCAAACGGCCGGGCAGCGTGCACCTGCAGACCCAGCACGGCACCCCGCTGAAGACGATGGGCGTGGACCAGTCGTCGTACCCGGTGGTGGCCGCGCAGTCCGGCAGCTTCGCCAGGCTGCTGGGCCGGGTCGACCGCTGGGACTTCAACCTGTCGTCCAACCGCCACTCGACCCGGATGTGGGAGCGCGCCTTCCCCGGCTCCTACGAGCACCTGGAGTACGGCTATCCGCGCAACGACGTCTACTGCACGGCGACCGCCGAGGACGTGGCGCGGGTCCGGCGGGAACTGGGCGTCCCGGAGGGCCGCACGGCGGTGCTGTACGCGCCGACCCACCGCGACCACCACGGCGGCTTCGCGCCCGGCCTGGATCTGGAGGCGTTCTGCGAGGCGGCCGGCGAGGACGTCGTCGTCCTGCTGCGCGCGCACTACTTCTACGACCGGGGCCGCTCCCGGGGCTCGGACCGGATCATCGACGTGACCGCGCACCGCTCCTCCGAGGACGTCTGCCTGGCCGCGGACGCGCTGGTCACCGACTACTCGTCGATCATGTTCGACTACGCCAACCTCGACCGGCCGATCGTCGTGTACGCCGACGACTGGGAGGTCTACCGGGAGACCCGGGGCGTCTACTTCGACCTGATGGCCGAGCCGCCCGGAGCGGTCGCCCGGACCCCTGAAGAGCTGGCCGCCGTCTTCCGCGACGGCTCGTACGCGGGCCCGGAGGCCGGGGCGCTGCGGGCCGCGTTCCGGGAGCGGTTCTGCGAGTTCGACGACGGGCGGGCCGCCGAACGGGTCGTCCGGCGGGTGCTGCTCGGTGAGCCGCCCGAGGCGGTGCCGCCCGTGATCCCGCTCGCGGAACGCGTCCCCGCCCCCGCCGCCGCGACCCTCGTGAGGAGCTGA
- a CDS encoding bifunctional glycosyltransferase/CDP-glycerol:glycerophosphate glycerophosphotransferase gives MPRFSVIVPAYKVQAYLSECLDSVLSQSCPDLELIAVDDCSPDACGAIIDEYAARDARVKPVHLAANQGLGPARNAGMAEAAGDYLVFLDSDDTLTPGALRAVGDRLEETGDPDVLVFDYARTYWDGRTVRNQLAGRLTEQGPAPFRLVDRPELLGVLMVAWNKAYRREFVARHGFRFPPGHYEDTPWTFPVLMTAQSLATLDRVCVHYRQRRRGSILGTTSRKHFDLFEQYDRVFAYVDERPGLARWKPELLRRMLDHHAVVFSRPDRLPRGSHGEYLRRARAQCRRHRVQGVRLKPRQALVRFGLHRTFRALRLAAAVRRRAGRAGAGWVRGLRTAVLRLHYRVQLCLPLRADRAVFTAHEGHGGDPAALEAAFRALAPQVRTAWLVRPGQERAAPPGPRPLTPGTAACWTALARSRYLVSDAGFDARMRKRPGQVFVQTRQGTPLAHTGLDLLERPAAARGTDFAELLRGVDQWDHVLSGNRHTTLTWERTHPGSYTTLEYGLPRNDVLQRATAADVARLRASLGVPEGTVAILYAPAHRAHLRTQRPLPDLERVLRRLGPRFVVLARTHLPVRGSGIIDVSGHPDPAGLCLASDALLTDHAPVMFDYANLDRPIVVQTPDREVYEAVHGTYLDLRAFPPGPVVRSDDELIDVFATGLWRDARSAGLRAAFRERFCPWDDGRAAERVVRRVVLGETDLPPVVPPGERTAVPAAGAPVPPVTAPQPSRPLPVTESH, from the coding sequence TTGCCCAGGTTCAGTGTCATCGTCCCCGCGTACAAGGTCCAGGCGTACCTCTCCGAGTGCCTGGACTCGGTGCTCTCGCAGTCGTGTCCCGATCTGGAACTGATCGCCGTGGACGACTGCTCGCCCGACGCCTGCGGGGCGATCATCGACGAGTACGCGGCCCGGGACGCGCGCGTGAAGCCCGTGCACCTGGCCGCGAACCAGGGCCTGGGCCCGGCGCGCAACGCGGGCATGGCGGAGGCGGCCGGCGACTACCTGGTGTTCCTGGACAGCGACGACACGCTCACCCCGGGGGCGCTGCGGGCGGTCGGCGACCGGCTCGAGGAGACCGGTGACCCGGACGTCCTGGTCTTCGACTACGCGCGCACGTACTGGGACGGCCGGACGGTGCGCAACCAGCTCGCCGGCCGGCTCACCGAGCAGGGTCCGGCGCCGTTCCGCCTGGTGGACCGGCCGGAACTGCTCGGGGTGCTGATGGTGGCGTGGAACAAGGCCTACCGGCGGGAGTTCGTCGCGAGGCACGGCTTCCGGTTCCCGCCGGGCCACTACGAGGACACCCCCTGGACCTTCCCGGTGCTGATGACCGCGCAGTCGCTCGCCACCCTGGACCGGGTGTGCGTGCACTACCGCCAGCGCCGGCGGGGCAGCATCCTCGGCACCACGAGCCGCAAGCACTTCGATCTGTTCGAGCAGTACGACCGGGTGTTCGCGTACGTCGACGAGCGGCCCGGACTCGCCCGCTGGAAGCCGGAGTTGCTCCGCCGGATGCTCGACCACCACGCCGTGGTGTTCAGCCGGCCGGACCGGCTGCCGCGCGGCAGCCACGGCGAGTACCTGCGCCGCGCCCGCGCCCAGTGCCGCCGCCACCGGGTGCAGGGGGTGCGGCTGAAGCCGCGGCAGGCCCTGGTCCGTTTCGGCCTGCACCGCACGTTCCGGGCGCTGCGGCTGGCCGCCGCCGTACGCCGGCGCGCGGGGCGGGCCGGGGCCGGGTGGGTCCGCGGGCTGCGCACCGCCGTGCTCCGGCTGCACTACCGCGTCCAGTTGTGCCTGCCGCTGCGCGCCGACCGGGCGGTGTTCACCGCGCACGAGGGGCACGGCGGTGACCCGGCCGCGCTGGAGGCGGCGTTCCGCGCGCTCGCCCCGCAGGTGCGGACCGCGTGGCTCGTCCGCCCCGGGCAGGAGCGGGCTGCCCCGCCGGGCCCGCGTCCGCTGACGCCGGGCACGGCAGCCTGCTGGACGGCGCTGGCCCGCTCCCGGTACCTGGTCAGCGACGCCGGCTTCGACGCGCGGATGCGCAAGCGGCCCGGACAGGTCTTCGTGCAGACCCGGCAGGGCACCCCGCTGGCCCACACGGGCCTCGATCTGCTGGAGCGCCCGGCGGCGGCCCGGGGTACCGACTTCGCGGAGCTGCTGCGGGGCGTCGACCAGTGGGACCACGTCCTGTCCGGCAACCGGCACACCACCCTGACCTGGGAGCGGACGCACCCCGGGAGCTACACCACGCTGGAGTACGGGCTGCCCCGCAACGACGTCCTCCAGCGGGCGACGGCCGCGGACGTGGCCCGGCTGCGGGCGTCGCTGGGCGTCCCGGAGGGCACGGTCGCCATCCTGTACGCGCCCGCCCACCGGGCCCATCTGCGCACCCAGCGTCCGCTGCCCGACCTGGAGCGGGTGCTGCGCCGGCTGGGCCCGCGCTTCGTGGTCCTGGCCCGCACCCACCTGCCCGTCCGGGGCAGCGGGATCATCGACGTCTCCGGCCATCCGGACCCGGCCGGCCTGTGCCTGGCCTCGGACGCGCTGCTCACCGACCACGCGCCGGTCATGTTCGACTACGCCAACCTCGACCGGCCGATCGTGGTGCAGACCCCGGACCGGGAGGTGTACGAGGCGGTCCACGGCACCTACCTCGACCTGCGGGCGTTCCCGCCGGGACCGGTGGTGCGGAGCGACGACGAGTTGATCGACGTCTTCGCCACCGGGCTCTGGCGCGACGCGCGTTCCGCCGGGCTGCGGGCGGCGTTCCGGGAGCGGTTCTGCCCGTGGGACGACGGACGCGCCGCCGAACGGGTCGTACGGCGGGTGGTGCTGGGCGAGACGGACCTGCCGCCGGTGGTGCCGCCCGGGGAGCGCACCGCGGTGCCGGCGGCCGGTGCGCCCGTCCCGCCGGTCACCGCGCCGCAACCTTCCCGGCCCCTCCCCGTCACCGAGAGCCACTGA
- a CDS encoding carbohydrate ABC transporter permease, giving the protein MTATADSIGKTAPAGAPVTARRSLGGRIAGRLSGGLVQAFLVVVGLFWLVPTIGLLISSLRTPEDMSASGWWTVLSKPSRLTVDSYRKLLENGDITHSLVNTVLITVPATLLVVVIGALAGYAFAWMEFPGRDWWFLGVVSLLVVPVQVALIPIAELFGKIGLFGTIFGVILFHTGFGLPFAVFLLRNFFAEIPRELLEAARLDGAGELRLFARVVLPLGGPAIASLGIFQFLWVWNDMLVALVFTKSGTQPITVALQTQVRQFGNNIDVLAPGAFLSMVIPLAVFFAFQRQFVSGVMAGAVK; this is encoded by the coding sequence ATGACGGCGACCGCCGACAGCATCGGGAAGACGGCCCCCGCGGGGGCGCCGGTGACGGCCCGCCGGTCGCTCGGCGGGCGGATCGCGGGCAGGCTGAGCGGCGGGCTCGTCCAGGCGTTCCTGGTCGTGGTGGGCCTGTTCTGGCTGGTGCCGACCATCGGTCTGCTCATCTCCTCGCTGCGCACACCGGAGGACATGAGCGCGAGCGGCTGGTGGACGGTGCTCAGCAAGCCGTCCCGGCTGACCGTGGACAGCTACCGGAAGCTGCTGGAGAACGGTGACATCACCCATTCGCTGGTGAACACCGTGCTGATCACGGTCCCGGCGACCCTCCTGGTCGTCGTGATCGGCGCGCTGGCCGGGTACGCGTTCGCGTGGATGGAGTTCCCGGGCCGCGACTGGTGGTTCCTGGGCGTGGTGAGCCTGCTGGTGGTGCCCGTGCAGGTGGCGCTGATCCCGATCGCCGAACTGTTCGGGAAGATCGGGCTGTTCGGGACGATCTTCGGGGTGATCCTGTTCCACACCGGGTTCGGTCTGCCGTTCGCGGTGTTCCTGCTGCGGAACTTCTTCGCGGAGATCCCGCGGGAGCTGCTGGAGGCGGCGCGGCTGGACGGCGCGGGTGAACTGCGCCTGTTCGCACGGGTGGTGCTGCCGCTCGGCGGTCCGGCCATCGCCTCGCTGGGCATCTTCCAGTTCCTGTGGGTGTGGAACGACATGCTGGTCGCGCTGGTGTTCACCAAGTCGGGGACCCAGCCCATCACGGTCGCCCTCCAGACGCAGGTACGGCAGTTCGGCAACAACATCGACGTGCTGGCGCCCGGCGCGTTCCTGTCGATGGTGATCCCGCTGGCCGTGTTCTTCGCGTTCCAGCGGCAGTTCGTGTCCGGGGTGATGGCCGGGGCGGTCAAGTAG